The Macaca fascicularis isolate 582-1 chromosome 1, T2T-MFA8v1.1 genome includes a window with the following:
- the LOC135967166 gene encoding rootletin-like, whose product MSLGLAGAQDIELTLETVIQTLESSVLCQEKGLGTRDLAQDAQTTSLPARIREIVTRNLSRPDSPVPLPAMEMASLLSLQEENQLLQQELSRVEDLLAQSRAERDELDIKYNVVSERVGAAQVVG is encoded by the exons ATGAGCTTGGGGCTGGCGGGGGCACAGGACATCGAGCTGACACTAGAGACGGTTATCCAG ACACTGGAGAGCAGCGTCCTGTGCCAGGAGAAGGGCTTGGGCACGCGGGACCTGGCCCAGGACGCTCAGACCACCAGCCTGCCTGCCCGCATCAGGGAGATTGTCACCCGCAACCTCTCCCGGCCTGACAGCCCAG TCCCGCTGCCGGCGATGGAGATGGCATCGCTGCTGTCACTGCAGGAGGAGAACCAGCTGCTGCAGCAGGAGCTGTCCCGTGTGGAGGACCTGCTGGCCCAGAGCCGTGCCGAGCGCGATGAGCTCGACATTAAGTACAACGTGGTCAGCGAGAGGGTGGGTGCCGCCCAGGTGGTGGGCTAG